In the genome of Desulfovibrio desulfuricans, one region contains:
- a CDS encoding cupin domain-containing protein — translation MDKLPITSVFAAGSKLESSNFSGDAWLNMLVPAGEALPVANVTFAPGCRNNWHAHQGGQVLLVTAGRGYYQEWGKPARQLLPGDAVNIPAHVKHWHGAAKDSGLAHIAIEIDPQKGPAAWMEPVAADVYNSLK, via the coding sequence ATGGACAAGTTGCCGATAACCTCGGTTTTTGCTGCGGGAAGCAAGCTTGAGAGCAGCAATTTCAGCGGCGATGCGTGGCTTAACATGCTTGTGCCGGCAGGGGAGGCCCTGCCTGTGGCCAACGTGACCTTCGCACCCGGCTGCCGCAACAACTGGCACGCGCATCAGGGCGGACAGGTGCTGCTTGTAACCGCCGGGCGAGGCTACTATCAGGAATGGGGCAAGCCCGCGCGGCAGCTGTTGCCCGGCGACGCAGTCAACATTCCCGCCCACGTCAAGCATTGGCACGGCGCGGCAAAAGACAGCGGCCTTGCGCATATCGCCATAGAGATCGACCCGCAAAAAGGCCCGGCCGCCTGGATGGAGCCTGTCGCCGCCGATGTCTACAACTCACTTAAATAG
- a CDS encoding AraC family transcriptional regulator translates to MKPQPEKQCDLLHVQRQILARSIARWTENNPRFEADVPGLLLVRYEAPTQPTSGVYEPCICLVAQGAKRVMLGGEEYVYDANHYLISSVGLPVVANVVEASPEKPLLGLALKLDMRMLAQMMVDSNLPAPRSGRSERGMRVSEVSAQLLSAFQRLLDLQQDPQDIAVLSPLVHKEILYRLLVGEQGHYLRQLVSAGSHGFQIARAIDWLKKNYVQPLKVDSLAKQIGMSTSTFHYHFRAMTAMSPLQYQKWMRLHEARRLMFMERLDATSAAFQVGYESPSQFSREYRRQFGTPPLRDVKNLYTTQEASAASPADASFANVTA, encoded by the coding sequence ATGAAACCGCAGCCCGAAAAACAATGCGACCTTTTGCATGTTCAGCGCCAGATACTGGCACGGAGCATCGCCCGCTGGACCGAAAACAACCCCAGGTTTGAAGCGGACGTGCCTGGTCTGCTGCTGGTACGGTACGAGGCTCCCACGCAGCCGACCAGCGGCGTGTACGAGCCGTGCATCTGCCTTGTCGCTCAGGGGGCCAAGCGGGTTATGCTGGGAGGCGAGGAGTATGTATACGACGCCAACCATTATCTGATCTCATCGGTTGGCTTGCCGGTGGTGGCCAATGTGGTCGAGGCCAGCCCGGAAAAACCGCTGCTGGGGCTGGCGCTCAAGCTCGATATGCGTATGCTTGCCCAGATGATGGTAGACAGCAACCTGCCCGCGCCACGTTCGGGGCGGTCTGAACGAGGCATGCGCGTAAGCGAGGTAAGCGCGCAGCTGCTCAGCGCCTTTCAGCGGTTGCTCGACCTGCAGCAAGACCCGCAGGACATCGCGGTGCTGTCGCCTCTGGTTCACAAAGAAATTCTGTACCGCCTGCTCGTGGGCGAACAGGGGCATTATCTGCGTCAGCTCGTCTCTGCGGGCAGCCACGGTTTTCAGATAGCGCGGGCCATAGACTGGCTCAAAAAAAACTATGTTCAGCCGCTCAAGGTCGACAGCCTGGCAAAGCAGATCGGCATGAGCACATCGACCTTTCACTACCATTTTCGCGCCATGACAGCCATGAGCCCCCTGCAGTACCAAAAATGGATGCGGCTGCACGAGGCGCGCAGGCTCATGTTTATGGAACGCCTGGACGCAACCAGCGCCGCCTTTCAGGTGGGCTACGAAAGCCCGTCGCAATTCAGCCGCGAATACCGCCGCCAGTTCGGCACGCCGCCCCTGCGCGACGTCAAAAACCTTTACACGACACAGGAAGCCAGCGCTGCTTCGCCCGCCGACGCATCCTTTGCCAACGTCACGGCCTAG
- a CDS encoding c-type heme family protein, producing MRIKYKVWSLVTIIISTIVCADIYFGYTGIESSIQSELNRDAEDIRSLIMATRRVYQKQFIESGLPVNEATVGFLPAHALAKISVEFPHWSTTGIKFNNVTDRPRNPANKANSFEQEALAWFKANPQAKSRLVELARDGSSFYH from the coding sequence ATGCGCATCAAATACAAGGTCTGGAGTCTGGTAACAATTATAATCAGTACTATTGTTTGTGCTGACATCTACTTTGGCTACACAGGCATCGAATCTTCCATTCAATCAGAGCTTAACAGGGATGCTGAAGACATTAGATCACTGATCATGGCCACCCGCAGGGTTTATCAAAAGCAGTTTATAGAAAGTGGATTGCCCGTAAACGAAGCCACAGTTGGGTTTTTACCAGCACATGCATTGGCAAAAATTTCTGTTGAATTCCCCCACTGGAGCACCACTGGCATTAAATTCAACAATGTAACAGACAGGCCGCGCAACCCCGCCAACAAGGCAAACAGCTTTGAGCAGGAGGCCCTTGCCTGGTTTAAGGCCAACCCGCAGGCAAAAAGCCGTCTGGTCGAACTAGCCAGGGATGGCAGCAGTTTTTATCACTAG
- a CDS encoding response regulator → MAAVFITSPIRIEEYCLTCHGSRADAPPSIAATYADAYDYKIGDMRGILSIYLPTGQLRYNAYTAWGYQLALRLVGYLALLFALGCLLNKYVINRLARLEENTRKLAAGDYSARVKRIGRDEIGDLATAINAMSREVQNRDTTLRESEESFRLTANSIKDALILLSGEGKIIFWNRAAEQIFGYTAEEAMGRVLHDLLIPDRHRASVAKGLNDFVRSGQGIFCGTGIEISAIRKNGHEFAIELSLSSMNTQGKWVGIGLVRDISERKQVEAELQAYRERLEGLVETRTQDLIIAKNAAEAGSVAKSAFLANMSHEIRTPLNAITGMIHILRKSGLTLNQVEKLTKIEIASSHLLEIINNVLELSKIEAGKFVLQHVPVHIPTLLENITSILGQKAQEKGIELITEVDPDICPVYGDDSRLQQALLNLTTNALKFTDKGRVTVRVRAESQTNSTMTYRFEVEDTGIGISAEQQPRLFSAFEQADNSMSRKYGGTGLGLAITKKIAELMGGKAGMVSAEGNGSTFWFTAVLRKDAPQLGVTERINAEEAERTIKQKLGGKRILLVEDEPINREIAQALLEDVGFIVDLAEDGGKAIERVQAVTYDLILMDMQMPHINGLEATRQIRLLPEGATIPIIAMTANAFAEDRELCIEAGMNDFIAKPVSVSLLYQKLCAWLQKR, encoded by the coding sequence ATGGCAGCAGTTTTTATCACTAGCCCCATCCGTATTGAAGAATACTGCCTGACCTGCCACGGCAGCCGCGCTGACGCGCCGCCTTCCATTGCCGCCACATATGCCGACGCGTATGATTACAAGATTGGCGACATGCGCGGCATACTGAGCATATACCTGCCAACCGGGCAGCTGCGGTACAATGCGTATACCGCATGGGGGTATCAGCTTGCCTTGCGGCTGGTTGGCTATCTGGCGCTCCTGTTTGCTCTGGGCTGCCTGCTGAACAAGTACGTCATCAACCGACTGGCCCGGCTGGAAGAAAACACCAGAAAGCTCGCTGCGGGAGACTACTCTGCCCGCGTAAAAAGGATAGGCCGCGACGAGATTGGCGACCTGGCCACAGCCATCAACGCCATGAGCCGAGAGGTTCAAAACCGCGACACAACCCTGCGCGAAAGCGAAGAAAGCTTCAGGCTCACCGCAAACAGCATCAAGGATGCGCTGATACTGCTCAGCGGCGAGGGCAAAATCATTTTCTGGAACAGGGCCGCCGAGCAGATTTTTGGCTACACGGCCGAAGAAGCGATGGGCCGTGTGCTGCACGATCTTCTGATTCCTGATCGTCATCGCGCAAGCGTGGCCAAGGGGCTGAATGACTTTGTCCGTTCTGGGCAGGGGATATTTTGCGGCACTGGCATTGAGATCAGCGCTATCCGCAAGAATGGGCACGAATTTGCCATCGAGCTTTCGCTGTCATCCATGAACACGCAGGGCAAGTGGGTCGGCATTGGGCTGGTCAGGGACATATCGGAGCGCAAGCAGGTAGAAGCCGAACTGCAGGCCTACCGCGAGCGCCTTGAGGGGCTGGTGGAAACGCGCACGCAAGACCTGATAATTGCCAAAAATGCGGCGGAAGCTGGCAGCGTTGCCAAAAGCGCATTTTTGGCCAACATGAGCCACGAAATACGCACGCCGCTCAATGCCATAACCGGTATGATACATATTTTGCGCAAATCAGGCCTGACGCTCAACCAAGTAGAAAAGCTGACAAAAATCGAGATCGCCAGCAGCCATTTGCTGGAAATCATCAACAATGTTCTTGAATTGTCAAAAATTGAAGCAGGCAAATTTGTGCTGCAGCATGTACCCGTGCACATCCCTACCCTGCTCGAAAACATTACTTCCATCCTGGGCCAAAAAGCGCAGGAAAAAGGCATTGAACTCATCACCGAGGTCGATCCGGATATCTGCCCCGTCTACGGCGACGACAGCCGCCTGCAACAGGCCCTGCTCAACCTGACGACCAATGCGCTCAAGTTTACCGACAAGGGGCGCGTGACCGTGCGCGTGCGTGCAGAGTCGCAAACCAACAGTACCATGACATACCGCTTTGAGGTCGAGGACACCGGCATTGGCATCAGCGCCGAGCAGCAGCCGCGCCTTTTCTCCGCCTTTGAGCAGGCCGACAACTCCATGAGCCGCAAATATGGCGGCACAGGGCTGGGCCTGGCCATTACCAAAAAGATTGCGGAACTGATGGGCGGCAAAGCCGGAATGGTCAGCGCCGAGGGCAATGGCAGCACGTTCTGGTTTACCGCCGTGCTGCGAAAGGACGCGCCCCAGCTTGGCGTAACGGAGCGGATCAATGCGGAGGAAGCGGAGCGCACAATCAAGCAAAAGCTGGGCGGCAAGCGCATCCTGCTGGTTGAGGACGAGCCAATCAACCGCGAGATAGCGCAGGCCCTGCTGGAAGATGTGGGCTTTATCGTTGACCTGGCCGAGGACGGCGGCAAGGCCATTGAGCGGGTGCAGGCCGTAACCTACGACCTTATTCTCATGGATATGCAGATGCCGCACATCAACGGACTTGAGGCCACGCGGCAGATACGTTTGCTGCCGGAAGGGGCCACCATCCCCATTATCGCCATGACAGCCAACGCCTTTGCCGAAGACCGCGAGCTGTGCATCGAGGCTGGCATGAATGACTTTATCGCCAAGCCCGTTTCGGTGTCGCTGCTCTACCAGAAGCTGTGCGCCTGGTTGCAGAAGAGGTGA